From Pongo pygmaeus isolate AG05252 chromosome 2, NHGRI_mPonPyg2-v2.0_pri, whole genome shotgun sequence, a single genomic window includes:
- the TRIM42 gene encoding tripartite motif-containing protein 42 isoform X2 — METAMCVCCPCCTWQRCCPQLCSCLCCKFIFTSERNCTCFPCPYKDERNCQFCHCTCSESPNCHWCCCSWANDPNCKCCCTASSNLKCYYYESRCCRNTIITFHKGRLRSIHTSSKTALRIGSSDTQVDEVKSIPANSHLVNHLNCPMCSRLRLHSFMLPCNHSLCEKCLRQLQKHAEVTENFFILICPVCDRSHCMPYSNKMQLPENYLRGRLTKRYMQQHGYLKWRFDRSSGPILCQVCRNRRIAYKRCITCRLNLCNDCLKAFHSDVAMQDHVFVDTSAEEQDEKICIHHPSSRIIEYCRNDNELLCTFCKFSFHNGHDTISLIDACSERAASLFSAIAKFKAVRYEIDNDLMEFNILKNSFKADKEAKRKEIRNGFLKLRSILQEKEKIIMEQIENLEVSRQKEIEKYVHVTTMKVNEMDGLIAYSKEALKETGQVAFLQSAKILVDQIEDGIQTTYRPDPQLRLHSINCMPLDFVELSSAIHELFPTGPKKVRSSGDSLPSPYPVHSETMIARKVTFSTHSLGNQQIYQRSSSMLSFSNTDKKAKVGLEACGTAQSATPAKPTDGLYTYWSAGADSQSIQNSSSFHNWYSFNDGSVKTPGPIVIYQTLVYPRAAKVYWTCPTEDVDSFEMEFYEVITSPPNNVQMELCGQIRDIMQQNLELHNLTPNTEYVFKVRAINDNGPGQWSDICKMPGKERVEILKYVISLPSQSLLAFLR; from the exons ATGGAAACTGCCATGTGCGTTTGCTGTCCATGTTGTACATGGCAGAGATGTTGTCCTCAGTTATGCTCCTGTCTGTGCTGCAAGTTCATCTTCACCTCAGAGCGGAACTGCACCTGCTTCCCCTGCCCTTACAAAGATGAGCGGAACTGCCAGTTCTGCCACTGCACCTGTTCTGAGAGCCCCAACTGCCATTGGTGTTGCTGCTCTTGGGCCAATGATCCCAACTGTAAGTGCTGCTGCACAGCCAGCAGCAATCTCAAGTGCTACTACTATGAGAGCCGCTGCTGCCGCAATACTATCATCACTTTCCACAAGGGCCGCCTCAGGAGCATCCATACCTC CTCCAAGACTGCCCTGCGCATTGGGAGCAGCGATACCCAGGTGGATGAAGTGAAGTCAATACCAGCCAACAGTCACCTGGTGAACCACCTCAATTGCCCCATGTGCAGCCGGCTGCGCCTGCACTCATTCATGCTGCCCTGCAACCACAGCCTGTGCGAGAAGTGCCTTCGGCAGCTGCAGAAGCACGCCGAGGTCACCGAGAACTTCTTCATCCTCATCTGCCCAGTGTGTGACCGCTCGCACTGCATGCCCTACAGCAACAAGATGCAGCTGCCCGAGAACTACCTGCGCGGGCGTCTCACCAAGCGCTACATGCAGCAGCACGGCTACCTCAAGTGGCGCTTTGACCGCTCCTCCGGGCCCATCCTCTGCCAGGTCTGCCGCAACAGGCGCATCGCTTACAAGCGCTGCATCACTTGCCGCCTCAACCTGTGCAACGACTGCCTCAAGGCCTTCCACTCGGATGTGGCCATGCAAGACCACGTCTTTGTGGACACCAGCGCCGAGGAACAGGACGAGAAGATCTGCATCCACCACCCATCCAGCCGCATCATCGAGTACTGCCGCAATGACAACGAATTGCTCTGCACCTTCTGCAAGTTCTCTTTCCACAATGGCCACGACACCATTAGCCTCATCGACGCCTGCTCCGAGAGGGCCGCCTCACTCTTCAGCGCCATCGCCAAGTTCAAAGCAG TCCGATATGAAATTGATAATGACCTAATGGAATTCAACATcttaaaaaacagctttaaagCTGACAAGGAGGCAAAGCGAAAAGAGATCAGAAATGGCTTCCTCAAGTTGCGCAGCATTCTTCAGGAGAAAGAGAAGATCATCATGGAGCAGATAGAGAATCTAGAagtgtccaggcagaaggaaattgaaaaatatgtGCATGTTACAACCATGAAAGTGAACGAGATGGATGGTCTGATCGCCTACTCCAAGGAAGCCCTGAAGGAGACTGGCCAGGTGGCATtcctgcagtcagccaagatcctGGTGGACCAGATCGAGGACGGCATCCAGACCACCTACAGGCCTGACCCACAGCTCCGGCTACACTCAATAAACTGCATGCCCTTGGACTTTGTTGAGCTTTCCAGTGCCATCCATGAGCTCTTCCCCACAGGGCCCAAGAAGGTACGCTCCTCAGGGGACTCGCTGCCCTCCCCCTACCCCGTGCACTCAGAAACAATGATTGCCAGGAAGGTCACTTTCAGCACCCACAGCCTCGGCAACCAGCAGATATACCAGCGAAGCTCCTCCATGTTGTCCTTCAGCAACACTGAcaagaaggccaaggtgggtctgGAGGCCTGTGGGACAGCCCAGTCAGCCACCCCTGCCAAACCCACAGACGGCCTCTACACCTACTGGAGCGCTGGAGCAGACAGCCAGTCTATACAGAACAGCAGCAGCTTCCACAACTGGTACTCATTCAACGATGGCTCTGTGAAGACCCCAGGCCCAATTGTTATCTACCAGACTCTGGTGTACCCAAGAGCTGCCAAG GTTTACTGGACATGTCCAACAGAAGACGTGGactcttttgagatggaattctATGAAGTCATCACTTCTCCTCCTAACAACGTACAAATGGAGCTCTGTGGACAAATTCGGGACATAATGCAGCAAAATCTGGAGCTCCACAACCTGACCCCCAACACAGAATACGTGTTTAAAGTTAGAGCCATCAATGATAATGgtcctgggcaatggagtgataTCTGCAAG ATGCCAGGGAAGGAACGGGTGGAGATACTAAAGTATGTCATCAGTCTACCATCTCAGTCCCTCTTGGCTTTTCTTAGGTAG
- the TRIM42 gene encoding tripartite motif-containing protein 42 isoform X1, producing METAMCVCCPCCTWQRCCPQLCSCLCCKFIFTSERNCTCFPCPYKDERNCQFCHCTCSESPNCHWCCCSWANDPNCKCCCTASSNLKCYYYESRCCRNTIITFHKGRLRSIHTSSKTALRIGSSDTQVDEVKSIPANSHLVNHLNCPMCSRLRLHSFMLPCNHSLCEKCLRQLQKHAEVTENFFILICPVCDRSHCMPYSNKMQLPENYLRGRLTKRYMQQHGYLKWRFDRSSGPILCQVCRNRRIAYKRCITCRLNLCNDCLKAFHSDVAMQDHVFVDTSAEEQDEKICIHHPSSRIIEYCRNDNELLCTFCKFSFHNGHDTISLIDACSERAASLFSAIAKFKAVRYEIDNDLMEFNILKNSFKADKEAKRKEIRNGFLKLRSILQEKEKIIMEQIENLEVSRQKEIEKYVHVTTMKVNEMDGLIAYSKEALKETGQVAFLQSAKILVDQIEDGIQTTYRPDPQLRLHSINCMPLDFVELSSAIHELFPTGPKKVRSSGDSLPSPYPVHSETMIARKVTFSTHSLGNQQIYQRSSSMLSFSNTDKKAKVGLEACGTAQSATPAKPTDGLYTYWSAGADSQSIQNSSSFHNWYSFNDGSVKTPGPIVIYQTLVYPRAAKVYWTCPTEDVDSFEMEFYEVITSPPNNVQMELCGQIRDIMQQNLELHNLTPNTEYVFKVRAINDNGPGQWSDICKVVTPDGHGKNRAKWGLLKNIQSALQKHF from the exons ATGGAAACTGCCATGTGCGTTTGCTGTCCATGTTGTACATGGCAGAGATGTTGTCCTCAGTTATGCTCCTGTCTGTGCTGCAAGTTCATCTTCACCTCAGAGCGGAACTGCACCTGCTTCCCCTGCCCTTACAAAGATGAGCGGAACTGCCAGTTCTGCCACTGCACCTGTTCTGAGAGCCCCAACTGCCATTGGTGTTGCTGCTCTTGGGCCAATGATCCCAACTGTAAGTGCTGCTGCACAGCCAGCAGCAATCTCAAGTGCTACTACTATGAGAGCCGCTGCTGCCGCAATACTATCATCACTTTCCACAAGGGCCGCCTCAGGAGCATCCATACCTC CTCCAAGACTGCCCTGCGCATTGGGAGCAGCGATACCCAGGTGGATGAAGTGAAGTCAATACCAGCCAACAGTCACCTGGTGAACCACCTCAATTGCCCCATGTGCAGCCGGCTGCGCCTGCACTCATTCATGCTGCCCTGCAACCACAGCCTGTGCGAGAAGTGCCTTCGGCAGCTGCAGAAGCACGCCGAGGTCACCGAGAACTTCTTCATCCTCATCTGCCCAGTGTGTGACCGCTCGCACTGCATGCCCTACAGCAACAAGATGCAGCTGCCCGAGAACTACCTGCGCGGGCGTCTCACCAAGCGCTACATGCAGCAGCACGGCTACCTCAAGTGGCGCTTTGACCGCTCCTCCGGGCCCATCCTCTGCCAGGTCTGCCGCAACAGGCGCATCGCTTACAAGCGCTGCATCACTTGCCGCCTCAACCTGTGCAACGACTGCCTCAAGGCCTTCCACTCGGATGTGGCCATGCAAGACCACGTCTTTGTGGACACCAGCGCCGAGGAACAGGACGAGAAGATCTGCATCCACCACCCATCCAGCCGCATCATCGAGTACTGCCGCAATGACAACGAATTGCTCTGCACCTTCTGCAAGTTCTCTTTCCACAATGGCCACGACACCATTAGCCTCATCGACGCCTGCTCCGAGAGGGCCGCCTCACTCTTCAGCGCCATCGCCAAGTTCAAAGCAG TCCGATATGAAATTGATAATGACCTAATGGAATTCAACATcttaaaaaacagctttaaagCTGACAAGGAGGCAAAGCGAAAAGAGATCAGAAATGGCTTCCTCAAGTTGCGCAGCATTCTTCAGGAGAAAGAGAAGATCATCATGGAGCAGATAGAGAATCTAGAagtgtccaggcagaaggaaattgaaaaatatgtGCATGTTACAACCATGAAAGTGAACGAGATGGATGGTCTGATCGCCTACTCCAAGGAAGCCCTGAAGGAGACTGGCCAGGTGGCATtcctgcagtcagccaagatcctGGTGGACCAGATCGAGGACGGCATCCAGACCACCTACAGGCCTGACCCACAGCTCCGGCTACACTCAATAAACTGCATGCCCTTGGACTTTGTTGAGCTTTCCAGTGCCATCCATGAGCTCTTCCCCACAGGGCCCAAGAAGGTACGCTCCTCAGGGGACTCGCTGCCCTCCCCCTACCCCGTGCACTCAGAAACAATGATTGCCAGGAAGGTCACTTTCAGCACCCACAGCCTCGGCAACCAGCAGATATACCAGCGAAGCTCCTCCATGTTGTCCTTCAGCAACACTGAcaagaaggccaaggtgggtctgGAGGCCTGTGGGACAGCCCAGTCAGCCACCCCTGCCAAACCCACAGACGGCCTCTACACCTACTGGAGCGCTGGAGCAGACAGCCAGTCTATACAGAACAGCAGCAGCTTCCACAACTGGTACTCATTCAACGATGGCTCTGTGAAGACCCCAGGCCCAATTGTTATCTACCAGACTCTGGTGTACCCAAGAGCTGCCAAG GTTTACTGGACATGTCCAACAGAAGACGTGGactcttttgagatggaattctATGAAGTCATCACTTCTCCTCCTAACAACGTACAAATGGAGCTCTGTGGACAAATTCGGGACATAATGCAGCAAAATCTGGAGCTCCACAACCTGACCCCCAACACAGAATACGTGTTTAAAGTTAGAGCCATCAATGATAATGgtcctgggcaatggagtgataTCTGCAAG
- the TRIM42 gene encoding tripartite motif-containing protein 42 isoform X3 yields the protein METAMCVCCPCCTWQRCCPQLCSCLCCKFIFTSERNCTCFPCPYKDERNCQFCHCTCSESPNCHWCCCSWANDPNCKCCCTASSNLKCYYYESRCCRNTIITFHKGRLRSIHTSSKTALRIGSSDTQVDEVKSIPANSHLVNHLNCPMCSRLRLHSFMLPCNHSLCEKCLRQLQKHAEVTENFFILICPVCDRSHCMPYSNKMQLPENYLRGRLTKRYMQQHGYLKWRFDRSSGPILCQVCRNRRIAYKRCITCRLNLCNDCLKAFHSDVAMQDHVFVDTSAEEQDEKICIHHPSSRIIEYCRNDNELLCTFCKFSFHNGHDTISLIDACSERAASLFSAIAKFKAVRYEIDNDLMEFNILKNSFKADKEAKRKEIRNGFLKLRSILQEKEKIIMEQIENLEVSRQKEIEKYVHVTTMKVNEMDGLIAYSKEALKETGQVAFLQSAKILVDQIEDGIQTTYRPDPQLRLHSINCMPLDFVELSSAIHELFPTGPKKVRSSGDSLPSPYPVHSETMIARKVTFSTHSLGNQQIYQRSSSMLSFSNTDKKAKVGLEACGTAQSATPAKPTDGLYTYWSAGADSQSIQNSSSFHNWYSFNDGSVKTPGPIVIYQTLVYPRAAKVYWTCPTEDVDSFEMEFYEVITSPPNNVQMELCGQIRDIMQQNLELHNLTPNTEYVFKVRAINDNGPGQWSDICKVSAMSL from the exons ATGGAAACTGCCATGTGCGTTTGCTGTCCATGTTGTACATGGCAGAGATGTTGTCCTCAGTTATGCTCCTGTCTGTGCTGCAAGTTCATCTTCACCTCAGAGCGGAACTGCACCTGCTTCCCCTGCCCTTACAAAGATGAGCGGAACTGCCAGTTCTGCCACTGCACCTGTTCTGAGAGCCCCAACTGCCATTGGTGTTGCTGCTCTTGGGCCAATGATCCCAACTGTAAGTGCTGCTGCACAGCCAGCAGCAATCTCAAGTGCTACTACTATGAGAGCCGCTGCTGCCGCAATACTATCATCACTTTCCACAAGGGCCGCCTCAGGAGCATCCATACCTC CTCCAAGACTGCCCTGCGCATTGGGAGCAGCGATACCCAGGTGGATGAAGTGAAGTCAATACCAGCCAACAGTCACCTGGTGAACCACCTCAATTGCCCCATGTGCAGCCGGCTGCGCCTGCACTCATTCATGCTGCCCTGCAACCACAGCCTGTGCGAGAAGTGCCTTCGGCAGCTGCAGAAGCACGCCGAGGTCACCGAGAACTTCTTCATCCTCATCTGCCCAGTGTGTGACCGCTCGCACTGCATGCCCTACAGCAACAAGATGCAGCTGCCCGAGAACTACCTGCGCGGGCGTCTCACCAAGCGCTACATGCAGCAGCACGGCTACCTCAAGTGGCGCTTTGACCGCTCCTCCGGGCCCATCCTCTGCCAGGTCTGCCGCAACAGGCGCATCGCTTACAAGCGCTGCATCACTTGCCGCCTCAACCTGTGCAACGACTGCCTCAAGGCCTTCCACTCGGATGTGGCCATGCAAGACCACGTCTTTGTGGACACCAGCGCCGAGGAACAGGACGAGAAGATCTGCATCCACCACCCATCCAGCCGCATCATCGAGTACTGCCGCAATGACAACGAATTGCTCTGCACCTTCTGCAAGTTCTCTTTCCACAATGGCCACGACACCATTAGCCTCATCGACGCCTGCTCCGAGAGGGCCGCCTCACTCTTCAGCGCCATCGCCAAGTTCAAAGCAG TCCGATATGAAATTGATAATGACCTAATGGAATTCAACATcttaaaaaacagctttaaagCTGACAAGGAGGCAAAGCGAAAAGAGATCAGAAATGGCTTCCTCAAGTTGCGCAGCATTCTTCAGGAGAAAGAGAAGATCATCATGGAGCAGATAGAGAATCTAGAagtgtccaggcagaaggaaattgaaaaatatgtGCATGTTACAACCATGAAAGTGAACGAGATGGATGGTCTGATCGCCTACTCCAAGGAAGCCCTGAAGGAGACTGGCCAGGTGGCATtcctgcagtcagccaagatcctGGTGGACCAGATCGAGGACGGCATCCAGACCACCTACAGGCCTGACCCACAGCTCCGGCTACACTCAATAAACTGCATGCCCTTGGACTTTGTTGAGCTTTCCAGTGCCATCCATGAGCTCTTCCCCACAGGGCCCAAGAAGGTACGCTCCTCAGGGGACTCGCTGCCCTCCCCCTACCCCGTGCACTCAGAAACAATGATTGCCAGGAAGGTCACTTTCAGCACCCACAGCCTCGGCAACCAGCAGATATACCAGCGAAGCTCCTCCATGTTGTCCTTCAGCAACACTGAcaagaaggccaaggtgggtctgGAGGCCTGTGGGACAGCCCAGTCAGCCACCCCTGCCAAACCCACAGACGGCCTCTACACCTACTGGAGCGCTGGAGCAGACAGCCAGTCTATACAGAACAGCAGCAGCTTCCACAACTGGTACTCATTCAACGATGGCTCTGTGAAGACCCCAGGCCCAATTGTTATCTACCAGACTCTGGTGTACCCAAGAGCTGCCAAG GTTTACTGGACATGTCCAACAGAAGACGTGGactcttttgagatggaattctATGAAGTCATCACTTCTCCTCCTAACAACGTACAAATGGAGCTCTGTGGACAAATTCGGGACATAATGCAGCAAAATCTGGAGCTCCACAACCTGACCCCCAACACAGAATACGTGTTTAAAGTTAGAGCCATCAATGATAATGgtcctgggcaatggagtgataTCTGCAAG